A stretch of the Candidatus Poribacteria bacterium genome encodes the following:
- the serA gene encoding phosphoglycerate dehydrogenase — translation MNKVLVSDLLSQQGLDVLTESGDFEVDVILDLSHEELLDRIADYNALLIRSATKVTTEVINAATQLKVIGRAGVGVDNIDVQAATRNGILVVNTPTGNTIAAAEHTVAMLLALARNIVPAGISLRNRTWQRNDFIGVELYGKVFGTIGLGRIGREVTRRVQAFGMQVIAYDPYISATAAEKIGIRLVDRETLFQESDYISVHTHLNAETYHSIGESEFALMKPSCRLINCARGGIIDEDALYHALKTGELAGAALDVFENEPATDTPLLGLENVLALPHLGASTSEAQEHVAIEVAQQVRNALHGQPVANAVNQPKIDPRTLDILGPYLELAEKIGSFHAQIVEGQISAIKIHYNGTLFQKEDVTPVTVALQKGLLTPVLANVNYVNAPFLIKQRGISVTETKSESEANFANSISITVVTDKGEVVIEGTAFGKKDIRIVRIDQLHINVRPTGYILLIYNSDQPGMIGLMGTILGEHNINIADMTVGRSRLWEVAVTLINVDSPVPRHVLQTIASQKKIDFVKQVFLPPEEGEVEDFANDDIEVQG, via the coding sequence ATGAATAAGGTGCTGGTCAGCGATTTGCTGTCACAGCAAGGCTTAGATGTTCTTACGGAAAGTGGCGATTTTGAGGTGGATGTCATCCTTGATCTCTCGCACGAAGAACTGTTGGACCGAATTGCCGACTACAATGCGCTGCTGATCAGAAGTGCGACGAAGGTAACTACTGAGGTTATCAATGCAGCGACGCAACTAAAGGTCATTGGGCGCGCTGGCGTTGGTGTGGATAACATTGACGTGCAAGCAGCGACACGCAACGGTATCTTGGTGGTCAACACGCCAACGGGTAATACGATTGCGGCGGCGGAACATACAGTCGCGATGTTATTAGCGTTGGCGCGCAATATCGTACCTGCTGGTATTTCGCTGAGAAACCGGACATGGCAACGCAACGACTTCATCGGTGTTGAGTTGTATGGGAAAGTTTTTGGCACGATTGGGTTAGGACGCATCGGACGCGAGGTGACGCGACGCGTGCAGGCGTTTGGCATGCAGGTTATCGCCTACGATCCATACATCTCAGCGACCGCGGCGGAAAAGATCGGGATTCGGCTTGTTGACCGGGAGACGCTTTTTCAGGAGTCGGATTATATCTCCGTTCATACACATCTCAACGCCGAGACCTATCATAGCATTGGTGAATCAGAGTTTGCGCTGATGAAACCGAGTTGCCGCTTGATTAACTGTGCCCGTGGGGGTATCATTGACGAAGATGCCCTCTATCACGCCTTAAAAACGGGAGAACTTGCGGGTGCTGCACTGGATGTCTTTGAAAACGAACCGGCGACGGATACACCGCTGTTAGGCTTGGAAAATGTCTTAGCACTCCCGCACCTCGGTGCGTCAACATCAGAAGCGCAGGAGCATGTCGCTATTGAGGTCGCACAGCAGGTGAGAAATGCACTCCACGGTCAACCGGTTGCCAACGCTGTAAACCAACCCAAAATTGATCCGAGGACACTTGACATTTTAGGTCCCTATCTGGAACTTGCCGAAAAGATTGGTAGTTTTCACGCACAAATTGTTGAGGGGCAAATATCAGCGATTAAGATCCATTATAACGGGACACTTTTCCAGAAAGAGGATGTCACACCGGTAACTGTGGCGTTACAGAAAGGGCTTTTGACCCCTGTACTCGCAAATGTGAACTATGTCAACGCGCCTTTTTTAATTAAGCAACGCGGGATCTCCGTTACAGAGACAAAGAGCGAATCGGAAGCCAATTTTGCGAACTCCATCTCGATTACAGTTGTGACCGATAAGGGTGAGGTGGTTATAGAAGGCACCGCTTTCGGAAAAAAAGACATCCGCATCGTCCGTATTGATCAACTGCATATAAACGTGCGGCCGACCGGGTATATCCTCCTTATCTATAACAGCGACCAACCCGGAATGATAGGGTTAATGGGGACAATTTTGGGAGAACACAATATTAACATCGCCGATATGACTGTCGGACGTTCACGCTTATGGGAAGTCGCCGTGACGCTTATCAATGTGGATAGTCCTGTGCCTCGACACGTTTTGCAAACCATCGCTTCACAAAAGAAGATTGACTTCGTTAAGCAGGTTTTCCTTCCACCCGAAGAAGGCGAGGTTGAAGACTTTGCTAACGATGACATAGAGGTGCAGGGTTAG
- a CDS encoding phytanoyl-CoA dioxygenase family protein gives MQLNDKQLAHFRDKGYLAIEGFFNPTEAKALRLELERIYDTELQNGTGINCAVQTDGTKRDNAGERQNLQVIPLNNRSDLHKALPFHPKVVSAVEQLIGDEFMLELDQAFWKPPKVGIGTSWHQDNAYFKIADPLRGTAMWIAIHDANIENGCIHVIPGSHRESYEHYRDPLSDHHIRCDPPEERAVPIELKAGGVLFFCYGVAHCTKSNLSDKERAGVALHFLHNDFGGKELWERNNTTKPMLRGPLATGGESEFGEKFEGRWEALMNAVLASDV, from the coding sequence ATGCAATTAAATGATAAGCAACTCGCGCATTTCCGAGACAAAGGCTACCTTGCTATTGAAGGGTTTTTTAACCCGACAGAAGCCAAAGCCCTTCGACTTGAATTGGAACGGATTTACGATACCGAACTCCAAAACGGGACTGGTATTAATTGCGCAGTGCAAACTGATGGAACCAAACGGGACAACGCGGGTGAACGACAAAACCTTCAGGTAATTCCGCTTAACAACCGCAGCGACTTACATAAGGCGTTGCCGTTTCATCCGAAGGTTGTCTCTGCTGTCGAGCAACTCATCGGTGATGAATTTATGTTGGAGTTGGATCAGGCGTTCTGGAAACCGCCGAAAGTCGGCATCGGTACGAGTTGGCACCAAGACAACGCCTATTTCAAGATTGCTGATCCGTTGCGCGGGACAGCGATGTGGATCGCTATCCATGATGCAAACATTGAAAATGGATGTATCCACGTTATTCCGGGCAGCCACCGGGAGAGTTATGAACACTACCGCGATCCGCTGAGCGATCATCACATTCGGTGTGATCCGCCGGAGGAACGCGCCGTGCCGATTGAATTGAAAGCGGGTGGCGTGCTTTTCTTCTGTTACGGTGTCGCACACTGTACGAAGTCGAATCTCTCCGATAAGGAACGTGCGGGGGTCGCACTTCACTTTCTGCACAATGATTTCGGCGGTAAGGAGCTTTGGGAGCGGAATAATACAACCAAACCGATGCTCCGCGGTCCACTTGCGACCGGTGGCGAATCCGAGTTCGGCGAAAAGTTTGAAGGCAGATGGGAAGCGTTAATGAACGCTGTGCTTGCCTCTGATGTGTAG
- a CDS encoding LamG domain-containing protein has product MKHVLKYAVLIALVFIVAGHATAGLTDDLVVYFTFDNVENKRVLDESGNNLNAQIIKNAVLAKGKYGKAIRITRETEDCVNLPAFDALNINHRITMMAWVYHEDWTETSAQLFDKGCYSRGTNVYGMGVFNKKHHPDIDAFGIDSGIALILANNEVQKSITADNKLQKRVWHHIASTASLDARRIYLNGEVILESTDGFVFSGTNTENLRIGCAKGEPQYAFKGGSIDEIGLWRRTLSEAEIRAAMRGPLLAVSPKGKVATTWGNIKRKAF; this is encoded by the coding sequence ATGAAGCATGTATTAAAATACGCTGTGCTCATTGCTCTGGTGTTCATTGTTGCCGGGCATGCTACAGCAGGTCTCACTGACGACCTCGTCGTTTACTTTACGTTTGACAATGTTGAAAACAAGCGAGTGCTTGATGAATCTGGTAACAATCTTAATGCCCAGATTATCAAAAATGCCGTACTTGCCAAGGGCAAATACGGAAAGGCTATCCGGATTACTCGTGAGACTGAAGATTGTGTGAACCTTCCTGCCTTTGATGCACTAAACATCAACCATAGGATAACAATGATGGCGTGGGTGTATCATGAAGATTGGACTGAGACTTCTGCCCAGTTGTTCGACAAAGGATGCTATTCCAGAGGGACGAACGTTTACGGCATGGGAGTCTTTAATAAAAAGCATCATCCTGATATTGATGCCTTTGGGATTGACTCAGGCATCGCGCTTATTTTGGCTAACAACGAGGTTCAAAAGAGCATCACGGCTGATAACAAATTGCAGAAGAGAGTGTGGCATCACATTGCCAGCACTGCTAGCCTTGACGCTCGGAGAATCTATCTTAATGGTGAGGTGATTCTTGAGTCAACTGACGGATTTGTTTTCTCCGGTACCAATACTGAGAATTTGCGGATTGGATGTGCCAAGGGCGAACCGCAATATGCGTTTAAAGGTGGCTCTATTGATGAAATCGGTCTCTGGCGTCGTACACTCAGTGAAGCTGAAATCAGAGCTGCCATGCGAGGTCCTTTGCTGGCAGTTTCGCCGAAGGGTAAGGTCGCTACGACGTGGGGAAATATTAAACGAAAGGCGTTTTGA
- a CDS encoding LamG domain-containing protein, producing the protein MKQLLSCVTLLALMLIVAGHATADLAEGLVVYFTFDNVKGKTIVDDSGNGLDADIIANTDIVDGKYGKAIRITAVGADCVNVPAADELKISGEITMAAWINQDSWATDGQWFDKNCHNGGEHSSYGLGAFQSGKNFNMFLGTGNSRPTLNSPHAMDTKKWLHVVGTYDGSTMKVYVDGEVAAEKDEKFDFKGTNDQDLRIGCSKDRPNYTFENGSIDEAAVWRRALSEAEIQEIANEGFLAVSPLDKVATTWGGIKRKAGTY; encoded by the coding sequence ATGAAACAGTTATTAAGTTGCGTCACGCTCCTCGCGTTGATGCTCATCGTAGCGGGACATGCCACAGCAGATCTCGCTGAAGGACTTGTCGTTTACTTCACGTTTGATAATGTCAAAGGGAAGACGATTGTTGACGATTCCGGTAATGGACTTGATGCTGATATAATCGCTAATACCGATATTGTGGATGGCAAGTACGGGAAAGCGATTCGTATTACAGCTGTGGGGGCTGATTGTGTGAATGTGCCAGCCGCCGATGAACTGAAAATCAGCGGTGAAATCACGATGGCGGCTTGGATCAATCAGGATTCTTGGGCGACTGATGGGCAGTGGTTCGACAAAAACTGCCATAACGGAGGTGAGCATTCTTCCTACGGCCTCGGTGCTTTTCAAAGCGGTAAGAATTTTAATATGTTCTTGGGGACCGGCAACAGTCGACCGACCCTGAACTCACCGCACGCAATGGATACGAAAAAATGGCTTCACGTCGTTGGAACCTACGACGGGTCAACCATGAAAGTCTACGTTGACGGCGAAGTTGCAGCTGAAAAGGACGAAAAATTTGATTTCAAAGGGACCAATGATCAGGATCTACGGATTGGATGTTCCAAGGACCGTCCGAATTATACCTTTGAGAACGGTTCCATTGACGAGGCTGCCGTCTGGCGGCGTGCACTGAGTGAAGCTGAAATTCAAGAAATAGCGAACGAGGGTTTCCTCGCGGTTTCACCCCTTGATAAAGTCGCAACAACGTGGGGCGGTATTAAGCGGAAAGCTGGAACGTATTAA